The following nucleotide sequence is from Micromonospora sp. WMMD1120.
AGTTGACCCGGGTGTTCGTCCGGCCCGCGCACCGGGGCACCGGCGGGGGTGCGGCGCTGCTGGCCGCCGTCGAGCACGCGGCGCGTGCCGCCGGCGCCGACCGGATCCGCCTCGACACCCGACACGACCTGGTCGAGGCCCGCGCGCTGTACGCCCGGCACGGCTACGTCGAGATTCCGGCGTACTCGCGGGGGCCGTACGCCGAGCACTGGTTCGAGAAGCGGTTGACGAACCGGCCCGGACGCGCTAAATAAGAAGAGGAAGTTGAGCCACCCAGACTCAACCCATCACCTTCGGCCAGGAGATCCGAGGAGGCATGACCATGTTGATGCGTACCGACCCGTTCCGTGAGATCGACCGACTCACCGAGCAGTTCTTCGGTACGGCGGCCCGGCCGGCGACCATGCAGTTGGACGCGTACCGAGATGGCGACCACTTCTACGCCGCGTTCGACCTGCCCGGCGTCGACCCCGACAGCATCGACTGCACAGTGGAGCGCAACGTGCTCACCGTCCGGGCCGAGCGTCGCCGTCCCACCGGCGAAGGCGTCGAACTGGTCGCCGCCGAACGCCCGATGGGCACCTTCACCCGGCGACTGTTCCTGGGCGACACCCTGGACACCGACAAGCTTGAGGCCGGCTACGAGAACGGCGTGCTGACGCTACGCATCCCCGTCGCCGAGCGGGCCAAGCCCCGCCGGGTCACCATCACCGCCAACGGCAACGGACGCCGACAGATCAACGCGTGACCACTCAGCCCCGGGTGGGATCGGCGCGCCTCCGCCCCGATCCCACCCGGGGCTGAGAGCCTTTTTCACATGGTGTCCCCCCACGCCCCGACCCTCGCCCGCCCGAGCGCGCCACCGGCGCTGCCCAGCGGTCCGATCGAGGTCACCGAGGCGTGGCTGCGCAACCGGCGGTTGTCCGAGCACACCCGCGACGCCTACCGACGCGACGTCACCGGCTGGCTCACCTGGTGCGCCGCCCGTGACCTGGACCCGCTGCGGGCCACCTTCCTGCACGTCAACGACCACGCCCGCGCCCTGGAAGCCGGCGTCGACGTGCGCGGTGGCCGCCCGCTCACCCCGGCGACCGTCGCGCGCCGGCTCTCCGCGCTGTCCAGTTGGTACGACTTCCTCGTCAAACTCGGCGCCGTCGCCGCCAACCCGGTCGCCGGCGCCGACCGCCCCCGCGTCGACCGGGACCACTCCGCCACCGTCGGGCTCACCCCCGAGGAGGTGGACGCCCTGCTCGGCGCCGCCGACGCGGACACCAGCGCGACCGCCGCGCGCAACCGGGCGGCGATCGCGCTCCTCGCCGACCTGGGACTGCGGGTCGGTGAGCTGATCTCGCTGGACCTGAGCGACCTCGGCACCGAACGCGGCCACCGCAGCGTGCGCTTCGTCGGCAAGGGCGGCAAGCAACGTCGCCGCGCCCTGACCCCCGGCACCGGGTGGGCGGTGGACGCGTACCTGGCCCAGCGGGCCGCCGCGGCCCGGGTGCCGGTGTCGGAGCTGACCGGCCCGCTGCTGGTCACCGCCAGCGGCGCCCGACTGGACCGGCACTCGGTGTTCCGGATGGTGCGTCGGCTGGCCCGCGCCGCTGGCATCCCGGCCTGGGCGAAGCTGTCCCCGCACTCGCTGCGGCACGCCTTCGCCACCACCGCCCGCTCCGAGGGTGTGCCGCTGGAGGACGTGCAGGACGCGATGGGCCACGCCGACCCGCGCACCACCCGCCGCTACGACCGGGACCGGCACAACCTCGACCGCGACCCGGCCTACGCGGTGTGGGCCGCGCGGTCCCGTCGCCGTAGCTGACCCGGGGTTGTGAACCGACTCGGGCTGGCTCAGCTCTGCGGGCGCGGGCAGATGCAGAACGGCTGGCCGATCGGATCGAGAAGCACCACCCACCGCTCACCGCCGGGTTGGAAGTCCGGTTTGGACGCGCCCGCCGCGATGAACTTCTCCTCCGCCGCCGACAGGTCGTCGACGTAGAGATCCAGGTGGTAGCGCTGGTCGCCGTTCGGATTCGGCCAGGACGGCGGACGGTAACCCTCGACCAGGCCGAAGCCGATGGAGACGCCAGAAGAGCTGAGCATCGCGTACTCGGGTTGGCTGTGGGTGATCTCCCATCCCAGCACCTCGTGATAGAACGCGGCGTGCCCGGCGGGGTCGGAACTGTCGAGGTTGACCATTGCGAGGTCGGCAGAGGCTGTCACGCCGGCAGTATGCCGCCGGGGTCCGACATCGCCGGTACCGACACACGACGCGGCCGGATGTCGGAGGCTCGGCCTACGGTCCGTTGATGAGACACGGTCTGGAAATTTCCTGCGGCGGCGCCTCGGTCGCCGTGTCCACCCTCGTCGAGCTGGGC
It contains:
- a CDS encoding tyrosine-type recombinase/integrase; this encodes MVSPHAPTLARPSAPPALPSGPIEVTEAWLRNRRLSEHTRDAYRRDVTGWLTWCAARDLDPLRATFLHVNDHARALEAGVDVRGGRPLTPATVARRLSALSSWYDFLVKLGAVAANPVAGADRPRVDRDHSATVGLTPEEVDALLGAADADTSATAARNRAAIALLADLGLRVGELISLDLSDLGTERGHRSVRFVGKGGKQRRRALTPGTGWAVDAYLAQRAAAARVPVSELTGPLLVTASGARLDRHSVFRMVRRLARAAGIPAWAKLSPHSLRHAFATTARSEGVPLEDVQDAMGHADPRTTRRYDRDRHNLDRDPAYAVWAARSRRRS
- a CDS encoding Hsp20/alpha crystallin family protein translates to MLMRTDPFREIDRLTEQFFGTAARPATMQLDAYRDGDHFYAAFDLPGVDPDSIDCTVERNVLTVRAERRRPTGEGVELVAAERPMGTFTRRLFLGDTLDTDKLEAGYENGVLTLRIPVAERAKPRRVTITANGNGRRQINA
- a CDS encoding VOC family protein — translated: MTASADLAMVNLDSSDPAGHAAFYHEVLGWEITHSQPEYAMLSSSGVSIGFGLVEGYRPPSWPNPNGDQRYHLDLYVDDLSAAEEKFIAAGASKPDFQPGGERWVVLLDPIGQPFCICPRPQS